GGCAACCATTCAGCAGTGGCCTGTGTCAGTGAGGCAGTGAAGCCCCTGGGGTTCCTGGGCAGATAAGGAACTGTCCTTTCACAGTAGAAGTCGTCAGCTGGGTTAAATCTGTTTGTGCGTCAGCTCCAGCTTGCTGCCAGCTGGGCTTCTCCAGtctagaaaaatacatattttgattttccagATAGGAGCCTTGCCGTTATGCTCTTTTCAGTTCCCATGCCGCACTGTTTCTACAGCATGTCATAAAAGCTGTCGTGTTTGACAGGGTCTCTTTTTTCCTATTCCCAGTTTAAAGAGGGAGATGCGGAACCTGAGTGAAGAGTGCAATCTGGAGCCAGTTACTGTCTCCATGGCGTATGTTTACTTTGAGAAGCTCGTTCTCCAAGGCAAACTCAACAAACAGAACCGCAAACTGTGTGCTGGTGCTTGCGTTCTGCTTGCAGCCAAGATCAGCAGTGACCTCAGGAAACACGAAGTTAAACACCTAATAGATGTAAGTACTACGAGACCTGGTTTGGGTGTTGTCAAAACCCTCTAGTTCATAGAACAAGACAAAGATTAAAAGCCAAGATTTTTGTGCATGCTTGCATTGAGACCAGCCCTTTCTGTCAGTTTTATGTCTCATTAGGGCTCTTCCttgatgttttggggtttctAGTTCATTAAAACTGCCTGACTGGTGCAGTCTGATGTCCTACTGCTCCTACAGTGAGGTTATTTTTGCACTTACTCCTTCCCAGGCAAACAGAATTGTTGTGTGGGCGTCACAGCTGAGCTGATAAGCTGGTTTGCTTGTCTGATCCCTCGGCAACAGTTTTGATTCTGGAGGTGCAGCTCTGGCCATGCATCACTGGCTCCTGTTTTGTGCTGACTTAATCTAACAATGCATTAGTATCTTGTGGATTAACTGattctttctccccctctctttttttattactatcATAGAAACTAGAAGAAAGATTCAGATTCAACAGAAGAGATCTCATCGGGTTTGAATTCACCGTCCTTGTAGCTTTGGAACTGGCTCTCTATCTTCCTGAAAACCAAGTTTTACCTCATTACAGACGGCTCACACAACAGTCTTAACCAAAGCTCCGTTCTGGCTGACAGCCTGTGGCACTGGGATCGCATCACCGATCGCTGCTGGTGGAGTTGCCACTGGCCCTTCGGTGCCGCTGTGGGCATCCTGCCATGGCTACAGCTAGTTTTGGAGCCTGCAGCGCATTACTGAACTATCGAGGTGTGCATTACGGACACGTGTGCCGAGTCTGGGGGATGGTACGAGAAGAGTTAttgaactttattttcttttggatatTTAAAGCACAAATATACACCAGTCAGCTGTCATGGCTGCTTATTATTCCTTATTTATCTTTTTGGTTTTACTGAAACTGTTCTTCCCTATGAAGAATACTATggtattgtttcttttttttattttaagccttTATTGTATTCTATGAAACTAAAGGAAGCATCACTTCCATTCCAGTGCATCACAAAGTTCCAATGTTTCTAAGAATCTTCTCACATTTTTACATTAATGAAATgcatactttatttttttaaagatgtgcCTAAAACTGGCTGGTCTGGTACCAGTGCTTTTTTAAGTTAGTTATGTTATTTAGTGGGAAATCCTGAATTTGTATAGCCATTTATTCTTTACCTGCATTGGCCTTGcatagaaggaaaacaattccAGTATATCTGCACTAACGATACACAGGGCATCTATTCTCTACTTTACTACAGGTCTGTAAGTAGCAAGACTGAATTTACTCCGTTCAATTTAGTTGATTATTAATATTGTAAGGatatgaatttatttaaaaaggaaagattgtTTGAAAATCTGTCATGAAATACCACATGTTGGACAAGGTATTGTCAGCAAAGCGACTGCCATCCttattctctctctccagtGGAAGATTAGCACTTGACTAAGAGCAGTTTGGCAAATGTGTCACTTAtgatttgtatttgtttcagtGTTCCGTGGTCTGAAATAAGCACCTTTTTAGTATGACTGTATTATATAATGGTCTTATGTGCTCTGAGCAAATACTTAGGTCAGTAGAGCTACCGCTGCCGAGCTAAGCCAGCGCAACGAAGCATGCTCaatatttaaaatgctctttttttacTCTGTTCTTCCAAGCATTGCATCACTGTGATGGTCCTCATAAAATCAGCATTTGTTGCACATCTGAACAGCCTCTTAACAGCTGGTGCCCAGCTCTGATGCTTACGCAGAGGTGAAGTAACTTCTCTGACCATTACTTattccttcatttatttttaaaatgtccagGTTGAGAATGAACTCTGATTATATCTGGAACCTTCTGTGACTTCGGCGCTtgggtttattttctgaagcaatATTATGACACAAGTAACTGTGTCTGTTTGCAAGGAACAAAACTGTTGCTTGGCTATTAAGACTGAGAAATTTGTAATTAGTTTGACTCCTTAATGAAATACTATACCTCGGACTGAGGTAAGGGACCTGCTCTCTAATATGTAAAGTAATGTAAATTCCAGTTCCTTGTATTAAATGTTGGTTGTAGCCAAAACCAAAGCTGAATCTTTGTGCTTCAGCTGCGTTTTGTCTGAAGCTAATTTGGCTTCATTAGAATTGCAGCAAGTTTTACTGAAGCTCTTTAAGTAGGgctcaaaatgtatttttaatatataataatgACAGTGACTATCAAATCTTTTGTAACTGTGTTCAACTGTATGTAGCTTCAAGTTATTTGTGTAAAATTTAATATGCTTGTGACTTTTCTCTAACATCGAAGGACTTTCCAATCTGTGTAAGGGAGGTGGTAGCTAGTAAGTTAGACAACGAGCTTGTCAGTTATCTTCCAAAAGGTTTTAAGAAATTGCCCACTAGTTAAACTTTCTACTGAATATAACTGTGCTTGCATGCAAGAAATAGTGATGTACTAAACATCTAGCCTATAACAAGCCTTTAAATTAGCAAACAGTGGTGAAAACAAGTGGTCCACCGCTTCCTTAAAGTCATTACAGAGGGGACAGAGGTAGAGCTGAGCAAAGGAATCTCTCACACGCTATCTCCAGAACTGATAAAACACTACTGTTAGTATGATTAAAATCAGAATATGTTTTTGTCTAGAAATGTCTTTGTGTATATAGTTTTCTGTAACAAAACTAACTTTCCTTTCTCACcatctaaggaaaaaaagcactttggTTTGCAACGCTTTGCAGTCTCTATTCAGTGGAAGGTTGTGTAGTTGCAGTGGGCACCTGGGCTGGAGTTAGACACCTAGAATCTATGGGTTTGTATCTTAAACCAgcaagctttttgttttctttatcagAAGAACAAGTTAGGATAAGGAGCATTACATTACAGAACGCTGAATGTTGCCTAAACGTTACTCTGAACGTTGGCTTGAGCGTTCTTGAGCTCAGAAGCTGTTCAGAGCCTTGGTGGAGCGAGCGCTGTGCCGCTGCCTCTGCTAGAGTGGTGGGGTTGGGACGAAGCTATCTGGAGGCGCAGCTTGTGGTCCCTCCGTCCTCTGGGGTGGTGGCTGTgcagaagcagcactgctgcagagaCAGAGCGACACACAGAGCTGGGGActggttttttccatttctagtGTCTAGCTTGCAGTCCCGTGTGggaatatttctcttttcacctAAAAGCTGCCACCGTGTGGCAAAGGATTATCACTACATTACCTATTAATTAACCAAAAGTGGGCCCAAAGTAACAAACTGAAGGGTGTGTGGAGATGCCGCTGGGCTGGCTCTGGGTCACGGCTGTACATTTTGTGTCAAACCACACagttttggtttaattttgCTCCATTATTTAAAAGTTTGATTTGTTGCCAGTTCAGTGGTTggttgttgttcttttttttttcccatgaactTGTGAAGTTGAGATGCTGtgaaataaaacttgttttgGTACGCATTTTGTAACCAAATACCTTGTTTGAGGATGGTGTTTTGGGGCCACTGAGGGGTGGTCATGGCACTGCACCCGTCACTCTAACAGTGAGCTGGGAGTTGTGAGGGCTGTAGGAGCCCCTCCAGCCATTGGGGTGAGGCCAGTTCACCGGAGCAGGGAATGTGGAGGGTGTGGGACaccccccttccttcccacagCCATCTGGATGAAGCCCAAGAAGTGGTGGTGACACCAGTTCCCCTCTCCCAGGGCTGCCTCAGTGAAAAGGAGGTATGAGACCCCCTCATCCATCCAGATAAAGACCAAGGAGCAGTGGTGGGGCTGTTTTCTGTCTCCCAGTAATAACAAAAAAGCTGGCAAATCAATTCTCTAggactcgttttggagttttagaaagcaagcgtcctttatcaggcctgggcaacacgaggaaTGATCTCCATCTATcatgtgcagtgagacaagagctggcACAGAACAAATTTCCCACTTACGTGCATAAGGATAAATTTTCCTGGAAATCctatgcatattctattactttccaaggactcattttaatgttattatgaacctcacaacagccaaatctcTTCCCgatttggagccagctctgcctgaccttgcatttgagatgagCAGAGACTGCAAACAGGTGATTGtagaagacacatctgttcagcacagatcatatGAACACAGGACATTATCATCTCCAAGGAATGAGCAGTGTCTGAAAGAAACAGTTACTGTTACAAAaggtggaatatttttaatttaagctgaAGTTTCATCTAAGGACTTGTATTTCTTGGAAGTTAGAACGTTCCTCTGGCAGCATGGTTTCTTTTAGATGGTGTTTCCCCGGACACTGCTCATTCCTTGGAGATGATCACGTTGTCTGCTCAGAGCGATCTGTGCcgaacagatgtgtcttctgtaatcccctctgtttgcagtctttctcaATCTCAAAggtgaggcagagctggctccaaaagtccaaattagcaagagctttgactgttgtgaaatttataataacattaaaatgagtccttgggaagtaatagaatatgtaTAAGATTTCTAACAAAATTTATACATGTAAGTCAGAAATCTCCTCTGTCCCAGCTCGTCAGGCTGCACACGATCGATGGAGATAAGTCGTGCTGCCCGGGCCTGACGGAGGATCCTTGCTTTCTAACACTCCAAAATGAGTTTTAAGAGAGCTGATTCGCTGGCATTTTCGATATGAAGACGAACATTTTGTCTAACTTTCAGAGAATACAGTTCCTTAGATGAAACTTcagcttcatagaatcatagaatcacccGCTCTCGTACCAGCAGCCCCTCCTCGTGTCACCCCCCAACCACCCGGACGAAGCCCGAGGGCACCAGCAGGACTCCTTCTCCCCTCCGCCCCGTGGCCGCCATCGGCCTGTGCCGCGCGCTGATGACGCGCCTCCCCTCCAACCGGAAGTGCCACAACCGGAAGTGTCTCCTCCCCGCGACCCGCCCACTCCAACCGGAAGTGTGTGTcgtccctcccccccccgcgcGCCTCATCGCGGCCGCTGAAGACTGACCCGCCCTGGTCACGCGACTGCGCTGCAACCGGAAGTGCGCCCTCCCTCTATCCCCGCGCTTCCGCTTCCGGCGCCGTCCCTTCCTTTCCGCCGCGGCGCTGCACGAGGTGGGAGCGCGGTCGCGTTACTGCTGCTGGGGCGGCTCTTGCCGGGGTTCCCGGGGGCTGTGAGGCTGGGGGAGGCGGGGCCGTGCCTGGGGCTGCTCCGTGGCGGTGGGTGATGGCGGGAGGAGGGTGAGGAAGTTTGGGAGGCTCTGTGCAGGCCAACAGGGGACGGGCCCTGAGCGCAGCCCTGCGCCCCGCAGGTGTTCCAGGCGGTGCCCGTGCGTCAGCGGCGAGCCGGACAGGATGCAGAACGACGCCGGGGAGTTTGTGGACCTCTATGTCCCTCGGAAATGGTGAGTGCGTCCCTTCAGCGGCAGGATGATAGCgtgtttcttttcaaacagtgtttaTCCAGACACTGCTCATTCTTTGGAGGTGATAAGATCTTGTATTCAGTATGAATTGTgttgaacagatgtgtcttctgtaatcacctctgtttggagtctCCCCatttcaaatgcaaggtcaggcagagctggctccaaagctccaaatcgGCAAGAAATTTGGTGGTTGTGAAGTccataataacattaaaatcagtccttggaaagtaatagaatatgctTAAGACTTTTGTAAATAATTATGTGTATGCAcataagtgggaaatatattctgtcccaagctcttgtcttgctgcacatgattgatggacATCACTCCTTTATGTTTCCtaggcctgataaaggatgcttgctttctaaaactccaaaacaaatcttagagagtttatttggtGATATTTTTGGTTTCAGAGGGGCCGGCAAGTCTGCAATGGCTGGGACCTAGGAGCTGGGCTGTGTGAACACAAGGGGCTTGTAGTAGCGAGAAATAACTTTTGTTcctgtttctgtatttctaagTACGTCATATTAATTATCTGACACAAAGACAACAGTTTAAGAGAATGCTGTGCATTTTCTGTTACATGACAGTTAGCCCTGCAGTGACAGTTTGTGTGGGTTCATTGCAGAAGTGAATGTGGGTGTTTTTGcagtgtgtgtgtctgtgtgtttgtgctACAGACTGTCATAGAGAACCTGTGAGGTAATCGCTTGTTGCCTTGATTGCACACCTTAAGTATCTCCGTTGAGATCACTGGTAAATGGGCAGTGAAAAGCTTTCTGTAAATGGGtggatgtgttttaaaaaaaataatcacttaaaAGTAAGCCATTTCTGTGCGGTTTACTACATTTAAGTCAAATGTTATTGACAGTGTTAATGGTTCCAGTGAAGAAGGTATCGAAATTGCATTCTCGTTAATTACTCAGTTGCTGTGGGTTTTGcacattggaaaagaaaaatttgctgTTCAACTACTTTTGCAGCTTTAATTTGCGTGTAGATTTGGTTTTAGAAGTTGAGGTTTTCTTCATTCTCACTGTCTGCTTCCTTTTGCTTAACTATATCTTGTTATCTTATTCCTTAGCTCTGCTAGCAACCGAATAATTGGTGCTAAGGATCATGCTTCGATtcagataaatatttctgaggTAAGTTTCATAATGGGAGTATGGGATGTGATGAGAGAGCTACACCTGCAAACTTGATAAGAGTTAAGTAATGTAACGGTTTGTGACGCATCTTTAAATGCTTCACTAGAGGCCACGTAAGTGTAGAGCTTGAGGGCttttaaacacacaaatatattACTGTATCAATCCTGGTTATTTTTCAGCCTGTTGGAAGATAGTTGGTAGAGGCTTTCCAcagtctgtcccagtgcttAACTGTTTGACCGGGTACAACTTCCTAACTCTATGGACATTTAGAGTTAAAACTTAATGAATTCTTTGTCCTGAAGGAAAGGATAAATGCTTGTTTCTGAGAGATTCTTGTCCCTTCCACCTTCACCTGTCTGTAAGAAAGTACTGTTCTTCACTCTGTCCTTCTGCACCCTTGTTTCAATTTTCTATTCTTGTTGATTTTGTCTGTGCTTTTTCTAGTTTGTTTGAACTTTTAAGATGGGTAACAGTTTCTagagaaaatctgtatttctgttctgctttgcttaaCTAAAATGCTGCCTTCTGTGTTTGGcttgaataatttctgttaatACTGGATAGTACTGCTTTTAGTAGGTGACAAATAAGGTTGCTTCTGGTTTATGTGTgaatttataatttcattagCTCAGTAATAGGGGTATTATAGGCTTAGACTCTTACTGAGGTGTGCTGGTTATGTGTATTGACTAGGTAAtctacatttaattttctctctgcaataTAAggaatttgttcttttctaagCTTAATTTCATCTTCTTAAGGCAGTGTTATTGTGAATCCCTCCATGCTTAATATATGTGCTgagaaaaccacagaaaagatCTTGACTCCTGCGGGATTCAGTTAATGCACGTGGTCTCCAGTTAAACTCCCTTCAGTGTGCCCCGACTCCCccatttgctttttgctgttcACTTTGCAGGAATTATGTGGACACAGTGTTTTCTCAGCAAAATTTCTCAGCAACAGGAGGAAGTGAGACAATTTTTCTCTCAGCTTGGGCATTTTGCTACCTGCATAACAAGActgtcccctcctccccatcacTTCAATTTTCCATAATATTGACCTCAAttaaaagaaacctgaaaaaatagcaaaaacaATAAAATCGTGTGTAAACTTTGCATcgaatttcacattttttcataACTCCAATTTTAGCTACAATTTTACATTGTGTTCTTGTTGCACTGTCTGATCTGTTGAATTTTACAGCTGCGCTATGTAATTAACTAAATTTGCTGGGAAAAGGTAACTATAGCTGCCTTTCTAACTTCAGTATTTGCCTTGGGGTTTTGTAGCTTGTAGGAAATACTGCGGTATCTAACAAGTAATTTTTACCTTCTGGTGCTTGGCAAGCATGATATCAGAGCATACCATTTTATAAGCATCTGTATAGAGTAACTTTGCTTCTAATTACAGGTTGACAAGGTAACAGGCAGAGTAAATGGCCAGTTCAAAACATATGCCATTTGTGGACCAATTCGTAGAATGGTAAGTAGTTTATTCacttacaaaataattttacttccTTATATATtgatcattaatttttttatatgtatctTTGGGCCTGAAAATGCAATGTGCCTTCAGCTCATGCTAGAGGAAGAGCTTTGTAGGGATAATGAAGACAAAGAATACGTGAACAAATTCAGTTGCACAAAgcagtttcttctgttgtttccCTCAGGCCTTTGGTTTTAGGTTTATGTGtgtttatgtgttttttaaaatgactgaaGTATATAAGGGGATTTTTTCTTGTAAGGGTGTACCAAGCTACTAATACCTggcttttttctgttgtttataaTTACTTGAGATGATACTACTGTGACCTAAATTTGTTAAACGTGATGTGACACTTCCTGGAGTTGATCAGAGTTCTGCTTACCCAGAAATATGTATTGTTAAAGCAAGTGTGTATTTTATCAGCTTAAAGCTATTTCTTATCCTAAACAATGACAAAGAATTTAACAGCTTGTTTTGAAAGCTCTAATCCATGTATATAAAATGTACTGATCTGTGGAAATCTTTGTTTCAGCATTAAATGTTGCAGCTGCCTCTCTTTATAATGTGTATCCACAATTCTTCTGTCACTTCAAAAtcatctgttatttttttaaagggtgaATCTGATGACTCCATTCTGCGTCTGGCAAAAAATGATGGAATTGTTTCCAAGTACGTATGTTTATCTTATCCTCTTAACTCTTGCAAGGGTAACTCCCATACCCCAATTACACAGCTGgtcaaaaatatttacttgagCTGTTGAAACAAACTGTTTTGTAacaatgtttgttttgttttcttctaggAACTTCTAACTGAAGGAACTCCGGTATGAAATATCTGatgtaaaataaacagttcGAACCTATATTGTGCAGTGTCTTTTGTTCAACTCATAAACATTGGTGGATTTATTATAGTTAGTCTTAAAAGGCTTAGAAATGTGTGTCTTCAAAAGGCACACAGATTCCGATTatgaattcttaaaataaactgGCCTGTAAAGCAGTGTTAATGTTGAAAATCAAGAATTTCCACTTCATTCTTTGGTTTGCTGTcgtttttctttcccagatttaattactttttgtaGCTCCATTCCTTTTTTCATCTGTAATGGACTTTTTTGCACTGTAGTGATCTCACtcagtttgctgctttttcagtgcAGTGGAAAAACTAAATGGATTCTTTTGATTCAGATATCAAAgttcagtgttttttctgctgataGAGTCTGGCTATATTCTGCTACTGACACGCATTCTTTTAAGTTAATTATGAAAACTGGAATTCATGGAATATTGTcttatcagaaatatttcttggcATGCTAGCTGATTGGTTGCCGTGTGAGAGACTCTTGAAGTTTTACCTTTTAAGATCAAtgttgaaaagcagagaaattaaagagaaaataatctgGACATTTGGCAATTTTGCAGTAAATTACTTAAAAGCCCGTTAAGGACTAGGGAGACTTTCTACCTGctgatgttgttttttttttagctatgtAGTAGTGGAATTGAGCAAGGACAAGCAGTTTGAATTATAACATCTGCTGACATTGTGTCTCCTATTGGTTCCATGCTGATTTAACTTCATACTTCTGACCTAACACACAAGTTTTCATAATATAGTTTGAAAGAGTTTCTTCAAGGTTTGAGCTGTTGTActttagatatttatttgtaatttggACTGGTTGTTTTTCTGATAAAGCTTCTGAAGGAGTtactgtggaagaaaaacatttgttgtCTCAGTACACTGATATGCAAACCGCAAGCTTTGCTGAGTTATCGTTGGGCATTTACTTCAGATACTGGATTATAAATAAGGTTGGTTATCTTGCAGGGCTGAGATCACAAATGGACTGTTGTGCTGAAGCGTTTAAATGATCTGTAATTCTCCTGACCTTACAGTGTTGTATTCTGACACCTCTCAACTTGTTCCTGCATTGTGTGCCAAAACACACGAGAAATAAGTTGTTTcatggcttgttttttttcctttaatcagCTTTTTGTGTTCACTTGGGTGTTGCATTTGGAAGGTGCTAGGCTCAAGGTGCTGTAGCAGTTCTCATGAACCTCTGAGATCTCATGCATCATTCTAGTGGGCCACAGTGCTTTCGGCAGCACTGGCACTGCACTTTGTTATATCTTAACAGCATGAAGCACTGTTAAACTGCAAAAGCTCTTCACAATCCTTTTTTCCTGTATCATCCACAGAAACTGAGAAACTGAGTTACAGTAAGTGATAAGCTAGAAGCAACTGCTgtgagaaaggggaaagaatcGGTGTTAAGAGAAGAGCAGATGCTTTGTAATTGTGCCTTATAATCAACATTACGTCTAGTGGGGAAGACTTCTGATTTACTTTCACTGTAATTACATGAGGGCTTAAAAGTGTGATGTCTTTTTGAGTGGTGTGATGTCTTTTTGAGTGGTGTAATGTCccagatttttgttttgcaggaggGATACAGGAAAATGCCATATTCTTGTTTCCGGGTGCTGCTTTTGTGATGGTAGATTTTGTTTGCACACAACAGGTTTGTCAGTTTGTGCTTATCACTTGAATGTTATTTGGTTTGGCCATAAAATATGTCAGCATGATATGACTTGTTTTGAAAATCTCCATTATCAGCTGAATTTTACCAATTCCTTAATACCTACAACTAAGTACAGGCTGTCTTTGAGGTGGTGTGTTCTGAACTTCACATTTTCAAGAATTATGGAGAGAGGTTATATCCCAGTTATGTCATGTTCACTGCTGTGTGATATCTCTAGGACGTGTTTGCAGTTGTCCTTACTGAAATCCCTGCATAGGCCCTCTCAAAGTTTTCTCAAATGCTGGGAACTGTTTCAGTGATGTTCTGTTTATGCTGTGAGCTGTCTCCATGCAGAGCTGCTTATTTCTGACTTGATagctggaaaacacaaagagaaatctGAGGCTTAGGAGGACCTGCAATAGAGGTGTTGTCACCTCTGAACCAAGAAGGAGAGTGGCTGAACTACCCGAGTGTAGCATCTTCTTATGTCTCAGACATGTCAAAATGCACTATATTTCTTTAGAAGATCCTGTCCTGACACCATGGATTGTCTGTTGACTCTAAGCATAGC
Above is a genomic segment from Cuculus canorus isolate bCucCan1 chromosome 16, bCucCan1.pri, whole genome shotgun sequence containing:
- the RPS21 gene encoding 40S ribosomal protein S21 — translated: MQNDAGEFVDLYVPRKCSASNRIIGAKDHASIQINISEVDKVTGRVNGQFKTYAICGPIRRMGESDDSILRLAKNDGIVSKNF